Sequence from the Salinicoccus sp. Bachu38 genome:
CTGCGCCGAGGGCGCCGCCGAACACTTCCCGGATGCCGAACGCATTCGTGACGATCGCAGAAAGCATCGGAATGATCTGATCGTAGTTGATGATGAGTATGACGAAGACGACCAGCAGATAGATGACCGCCATGACCGGTACGATATAGCCGGCCACACTTGCAATCCTCCGGGCGCCGCCGAAGATGACGATGGCTGTAAAGGCGGCGATGACGATGCCGACCACCCATCTGTCGAGGTTGAACGCCTCTTCATAGGCATGGGCGATGGTATTCGCCTGCAGCCCATTGAAGACGAAGGCGAAAGTAATGGTGATCAGCACTGCGAAGAACAGGCCGAGCCACCTCTGGTTGAGCCCCTTCTCCATATAGTAGGCGGGGCCCCCTCGGAAGCCGCCCTCCCGGTCCTTCACCTTGTAGACCTGCGCAAGCGTCGATTCGAAGAATGCCGTTGCTGCGCCAAAGAACGCAATCATCCACATCCAGAATATCGCCCCGGGGCCCCCGAGCACGATTGCCGTCGCTACACCTGCGATGTTTCCGGTGCCGACACGTGAAGCGGCACTGATGGCGAACGCCTGGAAAGGTGCTATCCCTTTCCTGCCGTCAGGCAGCGTCTCCGCCTTTTCCGTAATCACTTTGAACATCTCTTTGAACCATCTGAATTGGACAAACCTCGAGCTGATGGAAAAATAAAGACCTGCAAGAATAAGCAGCCCGATGAGGAAGTCCCCCCACAGCAGGGTGTTTCCCATGTCCACAAAACTTTTAAACCAATCTGGGACAATTCCTTCAAAATCCATAAAGCACCTCCTGATATAACAAATATTATATCATTTGGGAAAGCGCTTTAAAGCCCAAAATTCAAGTTGGACTATTCGGACTATTGCACCGCTTCAAATACGACACTCTCAACTTCACCGAATTCATTTTCGTCCACGACGAATGAGCCGTTGGCATATTTGCCGCTCACCCGGATTGATCTGGCATCCAGTCTGAAACTGGAATTTTGCGAATGGAGGATCATGCCGATATTGTTTTCGATGAGCCGGGCGCCGATGATGCGATGGGGCTTCGATTTGATTTCCTTGAGCAGCGTGCTGCCCACCTGCGCCCTGGCGCCTCTTTCGAATGTGTCGATGGCCGTCCGTTTGACTGCGCCCCGCTGGGAGACCGTCACGAGGAACTTTTCATTGGAAACGAGCCCCGAGAAGACGAGCGCATCATCCGGTTTCAGCTGGATCGCCCTGACGCCCTGCGCCTTCAGGCCGACCGGATTGACTTCCGATAGCGGGTATCTCAGGGAGATGCCCTTCTGTGTGATCAGCAGGACGTCCTCCGTTCCTCCCTCAGAGAGTGCCACGGAAATCACCTGATCGTCCTTTTTGAGGCTGATGCTGGAAATCGGACGCCTGATCCGGCTCGCTTCATAGGCTTTAAGCTCCGTCTGTTTAATCTGTCCCCGTCTTGTGGCCGTCACGACGGAGATGCCATCCTGATACGCTTCGATGACGAAAGCCGTCACCGGCGATTCATCCGCTCCGAGCCTGAAGCGGTTCGAGAGATGCTGGCCGTTGTCCTTCCATCTGATCTCGGGCAGTTCATGGACCGGAATGATCATGTAGTTGCCGAGGTTGGTGAAGACGAGCAGATGCTCCAGTGTATGCGCATGGCGGGCAAGGAGCACATGGTCGTCCTCCTTCATGCCGATCTCGTCCGGGGTGCTCGCATTGTAGCTCCTCAGGCTGGTGCGCTTCATGTAGCCTTCCTTCGTCAATGACACGACCACCTCCTCCTTGGCGATCAGCACTTCCTTTTCGAGCTCGATGTTCTCTATCTCTTCCTCCACCGTACTTTTGCGCGGTGTAGCATATTTCTTTTTGATGTCCCGCAGCTCTTTTTTGATCACTTTGAGCAGCTGCTTTTCATTGCCCAGTATTTCGCGCAGCTGGTTGATCGTATATTCGAGTTCGCTGTGCTCCGTTTCAAGCTCCGCGATATCGGTGTTCGTCAGCCGATACAGCTGGAGCATGACGATGGCTTCCGCCTGGGCCTCCGTAAAGCTGAAGGCTTCCACCAGATTCTCCTTGGCGTTGCGCTTGTTGTTCGACTCCCGGATCACCCGGATGACCTCATCCAGTATGGACAGCGCATGCATCAGCCCTTCGATGATGTGCATCCTGCGCTCGGCTTCCGACAGTTCATGCTGCGAGCGGTTGAGGATCACCGCCTTCTGGTGGGCGATGTAGCTCTCCAGTATCTCCTTCAGGCCAAGCTGCTTCGGCGCCCTGTCGCTGATGGCCACCATATTGAAGTTGTAGGACACCTGAAGGTCCGTCTTCTTGTAGAAGTAGTTGATGATGCCTTCGACATTCGCATCCTTCTTCACTTCCACAATGATGCGCATGCCCTCGCGGTCGGTTTCATCCCTGACCTCGATGATGCCATCCACCTTGCGGTCGGCACGGATTTCATCCATCTTTTTGACAAGGTTCGCCTTGTTCACTTCGAACGGCAGTTCATCGATGATGATATGGGTCTTGCCGCCCCTGGTGTCCTCGGTCCGTACCCTGCTCCGGACGATGATCTTCCCGCGTCCGGTCTCATACGCTTTCCTAATCTGGTCCTTGCCCTGGATGATGCCCCCTGTAGGGAAATCCGGGCCTTTGACGATCTCCATCAGTTCATCGACGGAGGCAGAGGACTTATCAATGACCTTCAATGTCGCATCGATGACCTCTTCAAGGTTATGCGGAGGGATGTCCGTCGCATAGCCTGCGGAAATGCCCGTCGAGCCATTGACGAGCAGATTCGGGAATTTTGAAGGCAGGACGGTCGGCTCCATCTCCGTATCATCGAAGTTGTTGATGAAATCAACCGTATTTTTGTTGATGTCCCTGAGCATTTCATTGGAGATCTCGGAAAGCCTCGCCTCGGTATACCGCATCGCAGCCGGCGGGTCGCCATCGACACTCCCCTTGTTGCCGTGCATGTCGACCAGTTCCTCCCGCATCTTCCATTCCTGGGAGAGGCGGACCATTGCTTCATAGACACTGGAGTCTCCATGCGGATGGTAGTTCCCGATGACATTCCCCACCGTTTTGGCACTTTTCCTGAAGCTTTTTTCAAATGTATTCCCTTCCTTGTACATTGCGTACAGGATACGCCGCTGGACCGGTTTCAGTCCATCCCTGACATCAGGGATGGCACGGTCCTGGATGACATATTTGCTGTAGCGGCCGAAACGGTCGCCGATGACATCTTCAAGTTGTAGCTGCTGAACTTGTTCAGTCATTCAATTCACCACTTTCTCCCAGTTTTGTGACATCCTCATTTCCCAATATGCTGTCTGCATCTTCGAGTGTGAAGCTGACATTGGATTCAATCCACTTTCTCCGCATCTCGACATTGTCCCCCATGAGCGTTGTGACACGTTTCAGGGAAAGTGCCTCGTCTTCAATCCGCACCTGGATCAATGTCCGTGTCTCCGGATTCATCGTCGTTTCCCACAGCTGTTCCGGCATCATTTCACCGAGACCCTTGTAGCGCTGGAGTTCGACGTTTTTGCCCATTTCCTTCTGGGCCTCGATCAATTCATCCTCCGTCCAGACATACCGCACATCCTCCTTCTTTTTGGTCTTCTTTTTCAGCTGGAATAATGGCGGCAGGGCGATGTAGATCTTGCCCGCATCAAAGAGCGGACGCATGTAGTTGAAGAAGAATGTAAGCAGCAGTACCTGGATATGCGCTCCATCCGTATCGGCATCGGTCATGATGACGATCTTGTCGTAGTTGGTATCATCCACACTGAATTCAGTCCCGACGCCTGCGCCGATCGTGTGGATGATGGTATTGATCTCTTCATTTTTGAATATATCCTCAAACTTCGCCTTCTCGGTATTGATGACCTTGCCGCGCAGCGGCAGGATGGCCTGGAACCGCCTGTCGCGCCCCTGCTTGGCAGATCCGCCTGCAGAGTCCCCCTCGACCAGGTACAGTTCATTCTTCTTGGCGTTGCGGCTCTGTGCAGGTGTCAGCTTCCCGGACAGCAGCGTATCCTTGCGGCGCTTCTTGCCGTTTCTCGCTTCCTCACGGGCTTTCCGTGCCGTTTCCCTGACACCTCTTGCCTTGATCGCCTTCTTGACGAGCTGGGTGCTCAGTGCACCATTCTCCTCCAGATAATAGGGAAGATGGTCGCTCATCAGCGATTCCATGACATTCCGCGCTTCGCTCGTACCGAGCTTGCTCTTCGTCTGGCCCTCGAACTGGAGCAGGTTTTCAGGGATCTTCACCGAGATGACTGCAGTCAGGCCTTCCCTGATGTCATTGCCCTCGAGGTTCTTGTCCTTGTCCTTCAATTCGTTGATTTTCCGTGCATACTCATTGAATACACGGGTGAAGCCGGTCTTGAAGCCGACTTCGTGCGTACCGCCGTCCTTTGTCCGCACATTGTTGACGAAGGAGATCAGCGTTTCACTGTACTGGTCATTGTACTGGAAGCTCACTTCCGCCAGGATGTCATTGTATTCGCCGGAGAACATGACCACGTCCCCGATCGCATCCTTGCCTTCATTCAGGAAGTTGATGAAGGATTTCAGACCATCATCATATTGGAATACTTCCTCGAGCGGCTCCTCGGGACGCCTGTCCGTAATGGAGATCCGCATCCCCTTCTGCAGGAAGGCGGATTCCCGCATTCTTTCCATAATCGTCTCAAAGTGGAATGAAGTGCCGGATTTGAAGATTTCCCCATCCGGTCTGAATGTCACTTCGGTACCGGTCCTTTTCGTCTTTCCGGTCACCTCCAATGGACGGTCGAGCTCCCCCCCGTCCTTAAAGGACATTTCATGCACCTTCCCGTCCCGGTAGATTGTGATTTCCACCCACTCGCTCAGGGCGTTGACGACCGAAGCACCCACGCCGTGCAGACCGCCGGATGTCTTGTATCCGCCGGCACCGAACTTGCCGCCGGCATGCAGTACGGTGAATATGACTTCCGGTGTCGGCTTGCCGGATGTATGCATGCCTGTCGGCATGCCGCGGCCATTATCCCGGATGGTGATGCTTTCATCCGGATTGATGGTGATATTTATTTCATCGCCGTAGCCATTGATGACTTCGTCGACCGAATTGTCGGTGATCTCGTACACCAGGTGGTGCAGTCCCCTATGATCGGTTGAACCGACATACATCCCCGGCCTTTTCCTTACGGCGTCCAGACCTTCAAGTATTTGTATTGAATCATCGTTATAAGTATTCTGTCTTGCCAAATCGGATTTCCTCCCACAAACGTATGTTCGTTATTTTTATCTCATGTTCTATTTTTATACAAAAGCGTGATGATTGCAACCATAATCAATGGATTCACATTGCATATGAGTAATATAGTTTACATAATAAATTTATGGTAAACTATATTTTATTATACCCCACTTAAAATTTATGGTAAACTGTTAGTACCTGATAATAAAGGGGTTTTAAAATGGAAACGATCATAATACTCCTGATATTGAGCTACCTTCTGGGCTCCACACCTTTCAGCCTTCTGATCGGCATCTGGTTCTATAAGATTGATCTCAGGCAGCATGGCAGCGGCAATATAGGTACAACCAACACTTTCAGGATCCTTGGCAAGAAAGCCGGCATCGTCGTGCTTCTGCTGGACATGTTCAAAGGGGCGCTTCCAGTGTTTGCCGCAATGCTCCTCGATGTGGATATGCATATATTCATCCCGGGGCTTGTAGCAGCCATCGGTCATGTCTACTCCATATTCCTGAAGTTCAAGGGTGGAAAAGCTGTCGCTACAAGTGCAGGTGCCGTACTGGCATACAACCCCCTGCTTTTCATCCTGCTCCTGTCCGCTTTTCTGATAACGTTAAAAATCAGCAAATATGTATCCCTTTCCAGCATAGTGAGTGCCGTCTTATTCTTTATTCTTTCGCTGGTCTTCAGGGATCCGCTGCTGATTGCCTTTTCGTTCATCATCGCCGTAGTCATTGTCGTTAGACATATCTCCAACATTAAACGTATAATGGATGGTACAGAATCCAAAATTACATTCATGTAGCAGAAGGGATGATGGAAATGTTGGAAGTTACAGATCGTGCACTGGATTGGATGAAGGAAGAACTGGATCCGGAAGAAGGACAGGGCGTAAACATCTATGTAAGGTATGGCGGTGAAACACAGCTGAAACAGGGGTTCTCTCCAGCATTGACAGTAGAACGCATCCCCTCCGACAGCAAAGTATTCGATTACGATGGCATACAGGTCTTCATCAAGGAATCGGACCTATGGTACTTTGAAGATACGGAACTGGTTATAGACTCTGAGGATGATGAAGTCATATTCGAAAGCAAATAAAAGCAATAACCCATCTCAAGAAGAGATGGGTTATTTTAATATTACTGCTCTTTAAGTTTGTTTCTGAGTACAAGCTGCAGGATACCGCCATTGCGGTAGTAGTCCACTTCAACTTCTGAATCGAAGCGTGCCTTGACTTTGAACTCGGTCTTCTTGCCGTCCTGGTTTGTTGCCACAGCATCAAGGACGTGTCCAGGCCTGACATCTTCACCGACCTGGATGTCGAATGTCTCGCTACCGTCGAATCCGAGTGTATCTGCATCCTCTCCATCAACGAACTGCAATGGAAGGACACCCATCATTACAAGGTTCGAACGGTGGATCCGCTCATAGCTTGCTGCAATGACTGCTTCAACACCGAGAAGATTCGTACCTTTGGCTGCCCAGTCCCGGCTCGATCCCATACCGTAGTCGTCTCCGGCGATGACGACGAGTCCTGTGCCATCCTGCTGATATTTCATTGCAGCATCATAGATGCTCATGACTTCACCAGTCGGCCAGTACGTTGTGAATCCGCCCTCTTTGCCGTCTGCAATCTGGTTGCGGATACGGATGTTGGCGAATGTGCCGCGGAGCATGACTTCGTGGTTACCACGACGGGAACCGTATGAGTTGAAGTTTCTTGGAGATACGCCCTGTTCGATCAGCCATTTGCCGGCAGGTGTGTCCTTGCCGATCGCACCCGCAGGTGAAATGTGGTCGGTCGTAACGGAGTCTCCGAATTTGCCGAGTACACGCAGGCCGCTCAGCGATTCCACTTTGCCAGGCTCTGTAGAGAGGTTCTGGAAGAATGATGGATTCTGGATGTATGTGGACTCCGGATTGAAGTCGTAGAGCGGTGCATCCGTCGTTTCGATGTTGTTCCAGATTTCGTTGGCATCGAATACCCTTTCGTATTCCTTCCTGAAGAGTTCAGGACTGACGTTGCCCATTACTGCATCCTTGACTTCCTGGGTGGATGGCCAGATGTCCTTCATGAAGACATCGTTGCCCTCCTTGTCCTTGCCGAGTGGTTCATTGCGCAGATCGATGTCCACTGTACCAGCGAGTGCATATGCAACAATCAATGGTGGTGAAGCAAGATAGTTCGCTTTGACAAGCGGGTGGATCCTGCCTTCGAAGTTACGGTTTCCGGAAAGCACGGAACTTACAAGCAGGTCGCTTTCAGTAATCGCTTCTGTAATTTCAGGAAGCAATGGACCGGAGTTGCCGATGCATGTCGTACAACCGTAACCTACAAGGTTGAATCCGAGCTTATCGAGATATTCCTGCAGACCGGAGTCTTCCAGGTAGCCTGTAACGACTTTCGAACCTGGCGCCAGTGAAGTTTTCACATATGCCGGTACTTCCAGACCTTTTTCAACTGCTTTCTTCGCAATCAGGCCTGCCCCGAGCATGACGTAAGGGTTGGATGTATTCGTACATGAAGTGATGGCTGCGATGGCGAGGTCGCCGGTCTTCATTTCAACTTCTTTGCCATCATTGAACTTGACTGTCGTCTTCTTGTCGAATTCCGCTTCATCCAGACCGTGACCATGGTTGCCGCTTTCGGCTGTGATGGATTTTCTGTACTCTTCCTTCATGTCGGACAGCTGGATCAGGTCCTGTGGACGTTTAGGTCCGGCAAGTGCAGGTTCAACTGTGGAGAGGTCGAGATCAACGACTTCGCTGTATACCGGTTCGTTTGCCGGATCGAAGTACATGTCATTCTCCTGAAGGTACGTCTTGACGATATCGATATGCTCTTCACTGCGCCCTGTGAGTTTCATGTATTCGAGCGTCTCATCATCAACAGGGAAGAAGCCGCATGTTGCACCGTATTCAGGTGCCATGTTCGCGATTGTCGCCCTGTCAGCGAGTGGAAGCTCTGTCACACCCTGGCCGAAGAATTCGACGAACTTTCCTACAACACCATGCTTGCGCAGAAGTTCAGTGACACGCAGCGCAAGGTCTGTCGCTGTAGCACCTTCCGGCAGGCCATTCGTCATGCGCACGCCGACGACTTCAGGTACAGGGAAGTAGGATGGCTGTCCGAGCATTCCGGCTTCAGCTTCGATGCCGCCGACACCCCAGCCAAGTACGCCAAGACCATTGATCATTGTAGTATGGGAATCCGTACCGACAAGAGTGTCCGGGAATGTCACAAGTTCATCGCCGTCTTCTTTGACATGGACAACATTCGCCAGGTACTCGAGGTTCACCTGGTGGACGATGCCTGTTGCAGGCGGAACGGCTTTATAGTTGTCGAACGCCTTCGTTGCCCAGTGCAGGAATTCATAGCGTTCTTCGTTCCTTTCGAACTCGAGCTCCATGTTCAGTCTGAGTGAATCTTCAGTACCGTAGGCATCCACCTGTACCGAGTGGTCGATGACGAGGTCGACAGGCACTTCAGGATTGATCTTCTGTACATCTCCACCTACATCATCCATCGCTTTTCTGAGAGATGCCAGGTCGACGACCGCCGGCACACCAGTAAAGTCCTGGAGAATGACGCGTGAAGGTTTGAATGGCACTTCTTTTCCTTGGTTGTCGCCTTTGTCCCAAGTTGCCAAAGATTCGATATGTTCATCATTGATGACACTGCCGTCGTACTGGCGCAGCACTGATTCAAGCAGCACTCTGACGGAGTATGGCAATTTGTGTGTTTCAGACATGCCCCGTTCAGTCAATGTCTTCAGACTATAGTAGTTATAGTCCTTGCCGCCGACATTGAACGACTTCTTGGCAGCTTCATTAACATTTTGACTCATTGTAATAGCCCCCTATCAATATTCCAGTCATATGACCGTTCGTATCAATTGTATATCTTTACATAAGCGATGTAAACGCCGTCCCTTCCAATTCAGCCATAATTTCGATACAAAAAAATGACCTATAGCAATAAGTAAAACTTATGTCTATAGGTCATTTCCATAACTATATATTAATTTAATTGTTTTCTCTGGCTGCTTTTTCATCATCCAGTTTCTGTTTTTCCTCATGATCCTTCATCAGCTTTTCATACTCCGTACCTTCGTAGTTAGGTTCGATGAGGAGATTCAGTGATCTCTGCTCTTTCGCAACATCCTTGTAGGTTGCAATCATCATGAGTATGAGAATGATCGAGAATGGGAATGCCGAAATGATCGCTGCTGCCTGGAGTGATGTCAGTCCGCCGCCCATGAGCAGAACGATCGCAATAGCAACCTGGGCAATCCCCCAGATCATTTTCGTTCTGTTTGGTGGCGTGAGCGATCCGTTCGTCGTCTGCATACCCAATACGAATGTTGCCGAATCAGCAGAAGTGATGAAGAATGTGCCGATCAGCAGCACCGCGATAAGTGAGACGATCAGGCCAAACGGCAGATTGTTGAACATTTCAAACAGCACGGCTTCAGTCGCAAGGTCTGCAAATCCACCGACCTGTCTATCCGATTCGATGGCAGTGACCCCGAAGACACTGAACCAGAAGAAGCTGAGTACGGCCGGCCCGATCATGACTGCCAGGACAAACTCACGGATTGTACGGCCGCGTGACACCCGTGCGATGAAGATCCCTACGAATGGGCTCCAGCTCATCCACCAGCCCCAGTAATAGATTGTCCAGGCGCCGAGCCAATCGTTCTTATCCTGATTGAGCGGTGCAACATCGTAACTCATGTTTACAAAGTTGCCGATCATACCACCGAAAGTATCCGTCCACATGTTAAGGATCAGAACAGTTGGCCCAAGTACAAGCGTAAAGATCAACAGAAGGCCGCCAAGGACCATATTCGCATTACTCAAGTACTGGATCCCTTTGGATAGTCCCGTCCATGCACTGTACATGAACAGCACAGTAATGATGGCAATGATGATGATCTGCACATAGATGTTGTTCGGAATGCCGAACAGGTAGCTCAAGCCACCATTGATCTGCATGACACCAAGGCCGAGGGAAGTCGCCACCCCGGCGATTGTGGCGAACACAGCCAGCACGTCGATTGCTGTGCCAATCGGCCCATCCACACGCTTGCCAAGAATCGGCCGCAATGTACTCGAAATCAAGCCGGGCTCATTCCGTCTGAACTGGGCAAACGCCAGAGCCAGCCCCACGACTGCATAGACTGCCCATGCATGGAAGCCCCAGTGGAAGAATGTTCTCCGCAATGATTCCTTCATCGCTTCATCTGATTCAGGGTCGGCAGTCGGGGGGGTGAAATAGTGGCTGATCGGTTCAGCCGCGCCCCAGAATACAAGTCCGATACCCATGCCGGCACTGAACAGCATGGCAAACCATGACATCGTTTTGAACTCAGGTTTTTCCGTCGGCTTGCCAAGACGGATCTGCCCCATCGGTGTAAAGACGAATATCAGGCAAAACAAGATGAAAATCGTCGTCAGCGATACATAATACCAACTGAAGTTGCTCGTTATAAAGCCCGTGAGGACTCCCGTTACGCTTTCGAAGTTCTCTGAAAAGAACGTCCCGTAAAGGACAAGAGCAGATACGATAACAAGTGATATCCAAAAAACCGGTGTTAATTTTCCTTGGTTGTTCTCTTCCATTTTACTCCTCCTTTGGATTAGTTATTCCCATTAATTACTTTTTGTAACGCAACTTACAAAACAATTATTGATACTAACACATCATGGAGACTCTAGCAAATATACACCCGCTCCACATTCAAGTATATATCAACATCAATATAAATAAAGTGATTACGCCATCTCCCTTGCAAGTACATGCATTTGTTGTATGATGGATGCTGAATCTATAACTAAAAATTTCGGAGGAACCAGCATGTGGCAGGAATTCAGGGATTTCATACTCAGAGGCAATGTACTGGACCTTGCAGTCGCCGTTGTCATAGGCGCGGCATTCAGCAAAATCGTCACTGCACTCGTTGAAAACATCATCATGCCGTCCATCGCCCTCATATTCGGCAATACCGATTTCACTTCGGAATGGGCCTACAGGGGGATTACATACGGTGTCTTCATCCAGGCGATCATCGACTTCATCATCATCGCAGCAGCGATATTCGTATTTATAAAAGTGGTCAATATACTGACGCGGAACCGCTTCGTCGAGGAAGCAGCCGAAGACGAACAGACCGTTCTGCTCAGGGAGATCAGGGACGCCCTGAAACGGGAGGACACGAATCCATGATGCATCACGAAAGGCCGGCGATTCCGCCGGCCTTTCCCATGTCCTATGAAATGCCCATCACCGTCGCCACGACCAGAGCGGCGGCAGCTATGATGAGCCACATCAGCGTCACTTTCCATACAAACCTGACCCATTTGATGTAGGGGATTCCTGAAACTGCCAGAACACCCATCAATGACGCAGAAGTCGGTATGATTGTATTCGTGATCGCATCCCCGTACTGGTAGGCGAGTACGGCGACCTGCCTTGGAATCTCCTGAAGATCCGCAATCGGCGTCATGATCGGCATCGTCGTCATCGCCTGTCCGGAGCCGGAAGGAATGAAGAAGTTGATGACAACCTGGATGACGAGCATCCCAAGCGCCGTAATGGATGGCGGGAGGAAGTCGAGCACACTGCTCATTCCATTGATGACCGAATCTATGATGACGCCGGACTCAAGCACCACGACAATGGCCCTTGCAAAACCGACGATGATCGCACCATAGACGACAAGTTTCATGCCGTCGATGAAGGCATCGAATATGTCGTTGATCTTCATCCCGCCGACAAGTCCGGCGATGAGGCCGATCACAAAAAAGTTGGCGGACAGTTCCGTCAGGAACCAGCCATGCTGGAAGATGCCGTATATGTTGATGATGATACCGACTGTAAATGTGATAAGAATCATGATATGCCGCTTTTTTAACTCGTCGAAATTCATCACGTCATCCGTGAAATTGACATGCCCCTTCCGGGCCTCCTCATAGACCAGACTGGATTCGGGATCCTTCTTCACCTTTTTCGCATAATGCATGACATACAGGATAGCTATTCCCAATACAAAGAAATAGACGACGCTCCTGAACTGCCAGCCTGAAAATATCGTCAGTTCCGCAATCTCCTGGGCGATCCCCACTGTAAAGGGGTTGAGCATGCCTCCGATGAATCCGGAAGCCGCGCCCAGTGTCACCATGGCTGTACCCACCATCGCGTCATACCCAAGTGCTGTTGCCAGAACGATGCCTATGGGAACGAATATGATGGCCTCTTCCGCCATGCCTGTTGTGAAACCCAGAATCGAAAACACGAGCATGATGACCGGAATCATCAGCCTTTCGTTCCCCTTGACCATGAGCATCACCTTCTGGATGGCCGCTTCGATTGCACCTGTCGCCCTGATGATGCCGAATGCACCGCCGACCAGGAATATATAGAATATGATGTTCGCCCCATCAATCAGACCGGTGGGAATCGCTTTGAACAGCTCAAAGAATGACACCGGACTCTGTTCTACCGCCGTGTAGCTCCCGGGCACCACTTCCGTCCTGTCCCCCACTTCCACCCGTTCGAACTCTCCGGCAGGAATGACATAGCTTAGCGCTGCTGCAATGATGACGACCGAAAAAAGGATTGCATAAGTATG
This genomic interval carries:
- the mscL gene encoding large conductance mechanosensitive channel protein MscL produces the protein MWQEFRDFILRGNVLDLAVAVVIGAAFSKIVTALVENIIMPSIALIFGNTDFTSEWAYRGITYGVFIQAIIDFIIIAAAIFVFIKVVNILTRNRFVEEAAEDEQTVLLREIRDALKREDTNP
- a CDS encoding glycine betaine uptake BCCT transporter, with the translated sequence MEENNQGKLTPVFWISLVIVSALVLYGTFFSENFESVTGVLTGFITSNFSWYYVSLTTIFILFCLIFVFTPMGQIRLGKPTEKPEFKTMSWFAMLFSAGMGIGLVFWGAAEPISHYFTPPTADPESDEAMKESLRRTFFHWGFHAWAVYAVVGLALAFAQFRRNEPGLISSTLRPILGKRVDGPIGTAIDVLAVFATIAGVATSLGLGVMQINGGLSYLFGIPNNIYVQIIIIAIITVLFMYSAWTGLSKGIQYLSNANMVLGGLLLIFTLVLGPTVLILNMWTDTFGGMIGNFVNMSYDVAPLNQDKNDWLGAWTIYYWGWWMSWSPFVGIFIARVSRGRTIREFVLAVMIGPAVLSFFWFSVFGVTAIESDRQVGGFADLATEAVLFEMFNNLPFGLIVSLIAVLLIGTFFITSADSATFVLGMQTTNGSLTPPNRTKMIWGIAQVAIAIVLLMGGGLTSLQAAAIISAFPFSIILILMMIATYKDVAKEQRSLNLLIEPNYEGTEYEKLMKDHEEKQKLDDEKAARENN
- a CDS encoding YfcC family protein, translated to MDRGEQSEQRPTGFRFPHTYAILFSVVIIAAALSYVIPAGEFERVEVGDRTEVVPGSYTAVEQSPVSFFELFKAIPTGLIDGANIIFYIFLVGGAFGIIRATGAIEAAIQKVMLMVKGNERLMIPVIMLVFSILGFTTGMAEEAIIFVPIGIVLATALGYDAMVGTAMVTLGAASGFIGGMLNPFTVGIAQEIAELTIFSGWQFRSVVYFFVLGIAILYVMHYAKKVKKDPESSLVYEEARKGHVNFTDDVMNFDELKKRHIMILITFTVGIIINIYGIFQHGWFLTELSANFFVIGLIAGLVGGMKINDIFDAFIDGMKLVVYGAIIVGFARAIVVVLESGVIIDSVINGMSSVLDFLPPSITALGMLVIQVVINFFIPSGSGQAMTTMPIMTPIADLQEIPRQVAVLAYQYGDAITNTIIPTSASLMGVLAVSGIPYIKWVRFVWKVTLMWLIIAAAALVVATVMGIS
- the acnA gene encoding aconitate hydratase AcnA; protein product: MSQNVNEAAKKSFNVGGKDYNYYSLKTLTERGMSETHKLPYSVRVLLESVLRQYDGSVINDEHIESLATWDKGDNQGKEVPFKPSRVILQDFTGVPAVVDLASLRKAMDDVGGDVQKINPEVPVDLVIDHSVQVDAYGTEDSLRLNMELEFERNEERYEFLHWATKAFDNYKAVPPATGIVHQVNLEYLANVVHVKEDGDELVTFPDTLVGTDSHTTMINGLGVLGWGVGGIEAEAGMLGQPSYFPVPEVVGVRMTNGLPEGATATDLALRVTELLRKHGVVGKFVEFFGQGVTELPLADRATIANMAPEYGATCGFFPVDDETLEYMKLTGRSEEHIDIVKTYLQENDMYFDPANEPVYSEVVDLDLSTVEPALAGPKRPQDLIQLSDMKEEYRKSITAESGNHGHGLDEAEFDKKTTVKFNDGKEVEMKTGDLAIAAITSCTNTSNPYVMLGAGLIAKKAVEKGLEVPAYVKTSLAPGSKVVTGYLEDSGLQEYLDKLGFNLVGYGCTTCIGNSGPLLPEITEAITESDLLVSSVLSGNRNFEGRIHPLVKANYLASPPLIVAYALAGTVDIDLRNEPLGKDKEGNDVFMKDIWPSTQEVKDAVMGNVSPELFRKEYERVFDANEIWNNIETTDAPLYDFNPESTYIQNPSFFQNLSTEPGKVESLSGLRVLGKFGDSVTTDHISPAGAIGKDTPAGKWLIEQGVSPRNFNSYGSRRGNHEVMLRGTFANIRIRNQIADGKEGGFTTYWPTGEVMSIYDAAMKYQQDGTGLVVIAGDDYGMGSSRDWAAKGTNLLGVEAVIAASYERIHRSNLVMMGVLPLQFVDGEDADTLGFDGSETFDIQVGEDVRPGHVLDAVATNQDGKKTEFKVKARFDSEVEVDYYRNGGILQLVLRNKLKEQ